A segment of the Dunckerocampus dactyliophorus isolate RoL2022-P2 chromosome 19, RoL_Ddac_1.1, whole genome shotgun sequence genome:
GAGGAGTCTGGAGACTGAGAAGTGTGTGTAAACAATTAACTGCATGTGAGCCTGTGTTTTTGGCAAACAGTCTAAATTcggaaaacaaaaatattatattcaGCAGAGACATTATAAAATTAAAGCAATTTTGGAAACTGATGGAAGACCCACACACTGTATGGTTTCAGACATCAGCTGGCAgcaaatatttttcattgtcattttttcattgttactTTTCAGCCTCTGAAAATGGATGCAGTTCATGAAATGGTTCTACCTTCTAAGTGGCACATTCCTCTTGAATGAATGGGAAAGCCAACACTTCATCAAACTgtgattactgtatttcaaattCATTGTGGTTGTCAAACTCCTTAAAAAATGTCGCTGTCCATATGCCTTGGGACCTAACTGTGTAGATGAATGggatgtttatttgtttgcttAACAAGTTTCATTGAGGAACATCACATTTATACTTGTGCAAtttaacatgtctgaaaaggagcaaGAAGAAGTTGAGTTTATTTATGTATCAGGTTCAAACTCCTGTGACACTCGTAATTAAAACACAGCAATattacagaagagacaagacaactcgcgaggagaacggaGGAACGCACCAGATGCTCTGAATACGCTCTCCGAGCCCTCTCTTTTCATTTCAGCATTCCCTATCTTCaaggttgtgcaactctgacGGATAGGGTGAGCAAGCAGTTGCACAAACTGTACTtgtcttgtttatgtgtgtgtcttGGAGTCAACAGACACAGTGGCGCCATAAGTCGCCACCTTCTCCGTTGCTGGGTCACCACtgtattccaaaaaaaaagacatttctcaAGGGCAAGCACACTTTATCACGACTAAGATATATGAGTGATAATTATATTGCTGGTTAATTTATATCCAGTTCCAACAGTCACAGTTgagtttttttatgtcattGATATGTTTAACATGCTGACACTTACAGTAATTCATATTTTATACTTTGTCATTAaaaagtttgttcacttcctgtgttccagTGTCACCTTTTTCTAATCAGTAGAGATTGTGCAGCAATAGATAAGGTATATTTTACACTGATCAAAGTAAGCAAAGAAAGaaggtgtgtgtggggggcGACAAAATTATCAAATGGGATTAAAAATAACTGAGTTTAGCAAcataaaggaaaagaaaaacatcacaGCAACTATCATAGCAACCATGCCTATAAGACAACCAATGTGTCGTTGCACATAGTATGCTGTAAAAGATCATCGGGTATATTGCACtgcacaaaaatataaacacaacacttttgtttttgctcaaaTTCTTCATGAGCTAAACTCAAATAtttcaaactttttctatgtgtACCAGTTACACCTATTAAAGTCGTACAACCATCTCATCACATCATTGCATCAGTCACTTATATCGCATAAATCAGTGGGTACTCAGTTAAAGAGACAAGACAATACGTGAGATTGGGTCTGCGAGATGAGATTTGGACATGAAttttaaaagtacaatgaagaaatctaaaaaatatatgacaatatattgcaatctacaagGGGTGTAATGATTCGTCCACTACAtcgatttacagtatattcctatgatccaacgacatcaatctgtgttcagcaagttgccattccggacgacatatTTCGATCTAACATCGATTAAAAGGTcaatcaatcgattgcatcgctaggaaataaagcattgtatTTAAGCACGGCATGCTTTACatagatgtgtgttttttttcgcacttttaatgataaagacgttacaCGTCACTCGATTCTAATATTCTTAAGAACGTTACGATCTACATATTTTAGCAATGCAAAAATCTGACACCGTGCACGCTCGATTTGGAGAGTCTGTGTGGAGATctttaaaaatttatttttcctatcgggtgtatttttactcgtatacatgtttgtttagATTACGTCTTCTTTTTCAACTGGGATTGTTGGACCACATTGACTCATACGAGCAtcgaaagttaagtccaactttaagcctttcaaactcatggatcagaGCTTCAGGACATAATAAAAAGGTGTATAGGATATAAATTCCCTTTAATAtctatttgcagatgaaattttgTTTAATCTGATTGTGTGAAATACGTTAATTTTTCCCCTGAAttgctgtgtacatgcaatttacGGTGAAATACAGCGTACGGCTGCACTGCGAGTGCTAGACCTGTACATGacactggacttttttttttctttttggcctCATGAACAACAGGAAATTGAGGttttgaatctctgtgtgggACTCTCTGCGTGTGCGAGGGTTTTCTCTGGTTACTCCAGCTTCcgaccacattccaaaaacatgcatgatttgttaatagaagggatgagcgagtacgccACTatatgtatctgtatctgttcacccgtCTAACTTGTGTATCCGCATCGCTACTTGGAGTGGGCCGGGCACAAACTGCAAGCGGGACGTGGTTTCAGAGGAAATGGCCGTGGCTtgaatcagtacattattttaagtctgaaattggcaTTTTCCagggttgtttgttttttcttttaagggacagttcttatcgtagagcatagaaagtgatcatatgcttcatccacatcttttgcaccgtagacactctcccatctttgttcttctagatctttcctgaaagCGTTGACGCTATCCTCTGTGCgtagtctttgaaaagtctttttagcCACCAtctgttttttattataatcaTTTGAAATtctaaacactggaagatgatcactgacgaacaggccactagttgtgttattatcaaagtcattggtatATTATATGAATATTATAAGATAATATAATATTCaagataatataatattatcttgaatattatatattcaagaaacaataaaagcagttgtttgcaaaatacaaggaagaagagtcttgaacttgttttgttatgcttgtctctattattatttattgtccagcaaatcttaataattacatcataTAGTTACATTGCCTTATCATTCTTCTTTGTATTAAAAagtcacatatggaatacagaaATAAATGTACTGGAATAGATGTGAGGCcaatggggggtaggattaaataagctttgcttcttcttactccttttggacatgtggaactgtgaaatgaattacagtatgtcatgtattccattgtaacttgaatgcatgtttaaataaaatgaaaccattaacaTTACCATAAATTTAGATTACGTTAGATTATGTTATGCAAATAACACATTGTTAAATGCTATTCATTGTTTCAGACTCCTCTCTGTATCTACCATAATGCTTATTGCTAACGCTAATGTCAGTGAAGTCTGGTGCTAGAAAAATCCCCTTGGAATATTTTTCCTGAtacaatcattttaaaagcagatTGAAACCAGCTGTAAAAGAAAGCATAAATGAACGGATTGAGCATTGAATTTGACAGAGCCAGCCAGGTAAGCCCTTCACTAGCTGCTATCGGTATCAACGCCTGCTTTCCAAGATAAACACAAGTATACAGAAAGTAAGGACTCCAACAGATGAGGAAAACACCCATAACTATAGTCAGAGTTTTGGTGGCCTTTCTCTCCATCTTACTGACAGCTGCTCTTGGCATCCTGCTCTGATAGCTTGTGTTTTGGATGCTGCGTGCCTGTTTCTGTGCGACAAGGAAGATCTTTACATAGATACATATCATTACACTCACAGGAAGGTAAAAGGAGCAAATGAATCCCAAAATTGTTGCAATCAAAACATCAATATAACATTTCCTCCCACACTTTGCATAGTTTAAGTCTGTAATCACAAAAGCAATGGTAaatacaacagagagacaccaGCTCATCAAGATCATGAACACAACAACATGAACAGTGATTGTAGTTCTATAAGTCAGAGGCTTACACACTGCATGATATCTATCTATAGAAATACAGCATAAATGTAAAATAGAAGCGATGCTCAGTGTTACGTCAACGCTGCTTCGCACTTTGCAAAGCAGTTCCTCTTGATAGGCACAATAAGTGACGGTGAATTCTATGGTGAGGGGAAACACTAAAACACCAACAAGCAAGTCAGCCACTGCCAGAGAGAGAATGAGATAATTAGTAGGAGTGTGAAGCTGCTTGAAATAAACCACAGAGATGATTATGAGAAGGTTTCCACATATTATGATGATGGATAATAAGCAAAGAAATATCTTCAATAAAACACACTGTAAGGAATGAGTTTTTGACGGTACATAATTCAGATGATTAAGTTCATAACAAGGATGTATCATATGAGTTTGGTTGACGACGACCTCTGGTGCCATGTTCCTGGATGCCTGCAAATCAGCTCAGTTAGGAATATACAACATTAATGAGGACTCGATATTTTGCAATAATCTGCTAGTTTCAGTTCAGCTTACCTGCTTTGTATTAAAAGTTGCTGATGAGTCATCAATGTGTGTTCTTTCGAAGCGTGCAACAGTAGGTAACGTGTTTTATATCAACATTTGTCTAATTAGCATAATATATTCATCCTTCAGTTGTCCAATTGAACACGAGACAATGTTTTGTTTAGGTACTATAGAAACTATGACCTCATTACTGTGTGTAACTTGCGGCTAACTGAAGGAGCTGCTGCTCCATCACATTGAGTGGAACCAGTTAAGGTGGTATGGACATCTAGTTctgacgcctccctggtgaggtgttctggacATGCCCAGTCGAGaggaaggccctgggcagagtTAGGAAACACTGACGGGGTTGTGTCTCACAGTTAGTCTGGGAATGCCCGGATGTCCCCCTGGTGGAACTGGGAAAAATGGCTGGAgatttgcctgaatttgtcactcaattcctctttttgtttaccttttgaGTAAGGTCTCTGCGGCAGAAGCACTCCCTCATAACTGTCAGTGAAAGACTTTTTGTTTTGCTCTAACATCTACacaatccttagtgaacacgttgctgtgctgtaaatgaatgtgtgaTGACTCTCGGAGATATTTCATATCGGGCTCTCAGCAACGTTATTTTCCACGCTCTCACATCAGATTAGGTGGATATTTTCCCTCCAATGATCTGTGTTTTGTCAGGTAATGTCGTGTCACATTTGCACTTCTGACCagcgctacagtttcagagcatctgagacacagcggtttggcactggattctgtaagaatgaacatatattggTCCGTCCAGTCGCTTTTAGATGTTGACTTtgactcattttgagtgacgtcaccgcaTTTGCTCTCAAATAACCGCAATAATTTAAGTAATTACGCCCGCAAACTGCCACTTCAATCGGTCCTCGCGCATGATTATATGTTGTTATTACATTTTCGATTCACTTTGATTGGTCACGGGTTCGTAAAGGGCCGTTACTGGGTCCGTACCCggaccgaggtccgccatttggtgatggctgattTAGGGTAATGAGAGCTTGCGCTCTTGCTCTCAGATGGCAAGAAAACCATTCAGTATGTGATATCTGGTGTGACCGCCATTTGCCTCAcgcagtgcaacacatctcccACAGAACTGATCAGGTTGTTAgttgtggcctgtggaatgttggtccacttcCACTTCTAACATGTATGTATAATGGGTGagtacaagaatgaagagttagtcaAATGCGTGgcagtgattagacatagcactgacaaatagaacaaaacatagttggataatgagTGAGCACAAACACTGAACTCGGGACTcttcttgtattttgcaaacatcaactgcttgtgtcGGTTCTTGAAGGTTTTTaattttaagttaaattttccCCTGAGGTCATATTTGTCCTCCCTTGTTGAGAAGAGttggatgacatttttgggtaacaggttattgtttgctttattcaTAATTTTAGCTTTTTGAACATTTACTACATATGCAAatgttaataattgtgattttagaaatagaggatttgtatgttgtgtatacgcggcattatggattatcctaactcaTCCTTTTTGTAGTACATTTAGCAAGTCAAGtgtgcttttatagttatttcccatatctccacaaaATAAGTTACCAGAGAACAGTAGAGCgcatggagtgatttttgatcgagggcacatttgactttattcaatattgaggtaattctcgccactttatgttgtgtatttttaatgtgagatttccagctcgtGTTTTCATCTATTGTGACtctcagaaatgtattttcgtccATCTCATCGATTTGTATTTGCGCctaagtatcctttctgctcttaccaaataacattacattttagttttactcAGGGATAATCTGTGACTTTCTTTACTACATTTTGTGtactttctccagaacaaaaggcggtagtatcgtctgcaaatagtgCTAGTTTTAGGTCTGGTGACTGTGCATTATCAAGCAGCAGCGTCAGCACTTGCATTTGCGACTACAAGCTGGAAGTATTAATgttgcacttcagccaataaggaacttactgtacatacaattgTCCCTCATTATAGTGCgtttttttgacagccctatgtAAAACACATGACCTAttgtaagtgtcaacatgtGAAACATATGAGCGACATAAATAAGCTCGGCTTCTTCttgctccttttcagacatgttaaaTTGCgtaaaagtgtaaatgtgatgttCCTCAGTGGTAACTTGTTgagcaaacaaatgaaaaatatcccATCCCATCTACTCCCTCTGTAAAGGGGAGAACAACTTTGGAACTCTCTACCAACTTATTTAAACTTCTAAACCAACAGTAATGGTTTTAACAAAAGACTTAAGAAATGGCTAAAATCAAAAGAACAGTGTTCAGTTTTTAACTGGTTGATTGCGTGACCATGTTGCCTTTGCTTTTTAacttacaaatgtatttaatttgaaaaacaccctctttttgttgttggaatgttactgtagactgtattttattattattattattattattattactatttctctccttttactCTGGTTACTTTTAGTGTTTTATCATTTCAAAAGCCTCCAGTGGACAAGTGTTGCAAATTAGCACATGTGCTAAAACACTCAAACAACGCATCTGGTCTGTCCAATGTAATTGTGATGTCCCcatcaaataaacaataagtcaataaataatCTACACAGTTCAGTCCAAAAGTATCTGGACAGTGCCATCATTTTTAATGACCTTGAACGCTACAATGAATTTGAAATACAGTGATCACAGTTTAATTCAAGTGTTGGAAATTTAGACTGTTTGCCAAAAACATAGGCTCACATGCTATTCATTGTTTACGCACAGAAGAGAATCCAGACTCCTCTCTGTATCTGCATGAATGCTTATTGCTAACTCCATGTCAGTGAAGTCTGGTGCTAGAAAAATCCCCTTGGAATATTTTTCCTGAtacaatcattttaaaagcagacTGGAACCAGCTGTAAAAGAAAGCATAAATGAATGGATTGAGCATTGAATTTGACAGAGCCAGCCAGGTAAGTCCTTCAACAACGGCTATCGGTATCAACGCCTGGTTTCCAACATAAATACAAGTATACAGAAAGAAAGGACTCCAACAAATCAAGAAAACACCCATAACTATAGTCAGAGTTTTGGTGGCCTTTCTCTCCATCTTACTGACAGCTGCTCCTGTTGTCCTGCTCTGATAGCTTGTGTTTTGGATGCTGCGTGCCTGTTTCTGTGCGACAAGGAAGATCTTTACATAGATACATATCATTATGATCACAGGAAGGTAAAAGGAGCAAATGAGTCCCAAAATTGATGCAATCAAAACATCACTATAACATTTCCCCCCACACTTTGCATAGTTTAATTGTGTAACTACAAAACCAATGGCAACTAGAAGTGGAAGACTCCAGCTCACCAAGATCATGAACACAGCAACATGAACAGTGATTGTAGTTCTATAAGTCAGAGGCTTACACACTGCATGATATCTATCTATAGAAATACAGCATAAATGTAAAATAGAAGCGATGCTCAGTGTTATGTCGACGCTGCTTCGCACTTTGCAAAGCAGTTCCTCTTGATAGACACAAAAAGTGACGGTGAATTCTATGCTGAGAGGAAACCCTAAAACACCAACAAGCAAGTCAGCCACTGCCAGAGAGAGAATGAGATAATTAGTAGGAGTGTGAAGCTGTTTGAAATAAACCACAGAGATGATTATGAGAAGGTTTCCACATATTATGATGATGGATAATAAACAAAGAAATATGTTCAATAAAACACACTGTAAGGAATGGGTTTTTGACGGTACATAATACAGATGATCTAGTTCATAACAAGGATGGATCATATGAGTTCGGTTGACGACGACCTCTGGTGCCATGTTCCTGGATGCCTGCAAATCAAGTCAGCTAGGAACATGCAAGATAAAAAGTTGTGAATATTTTGCGATAATCTACTAGTTCCAGTTTGGTTTACCTGGTTTGTATGAAGAGTTATTGATGACTCATCAATGTGTGTTCTTCAGAAGCACGCAACGGTGTGTAAGCTTGATTTATATCAGCATTTGTCTAATTAGCATAATAGTATTCATCTTCAGTTGTCCAATTGAACTTGGGACAATGTTTTGTTGACTTTAGGTACTATAGAAACGCTACTAACGCCATTAGTGTGTATAGTATAGTTAGTCTTAGTTTTTCAGTCAGTCTGCCTCCTCTctcaaatattatatttttatttattgactaTTATCAAAGCAACTTCATTCAGAATAATGAGACCTCCCATTTGTTcccacgagtccagttctggtcggatttccgtgacaaggaacgtagttccgcttagttgctgggtcatttaattagagtttggcttctcataacaatatgcattcaaaagagtactgcatgaaaaaatcagacctcacaaatcgctcggcgttatgtTTGTCTCCCACCGTATCCCAGCGCaatgtcgcctctccattcttgtgtatgtgatgaagatgcttgcatgttcttccgttgtggaacacacacataaacaagatggcgaGCCAGTATCGGACATCACTAGGTTTTACATGGGTAAGAAAAGTTATGAACATCAACAGTTCCCTAATGTTTTCAGCAAGTATGGATAAAGTACATGCAATGTGGTGGAAGATAAACAAAGGTTTAAGATCAACAAGCACTTTTAACCGCAAAACACACACGGACAATATCTGCAACTTGTGGACGACAGACCAGACAGCGGACAATAAGGAAGGCCTTGGTGGTGTTTTGGAAATTAGGTGTTACTTTTGttactatctgtatctgtatctgttcacccatctaaattatctgcatccgtatctgtactcggagggGGAGGgtcataaaccggaagtggacGTGGTTTAACCgggaatgggtggggcttaaatcacttattttaagtctgaaattgacatggattgatcagaagttgctatatgtgttgtttattattcagctatatatgtactgtgtatgtgtgtaagtcatctctaagactttattattttttaatgatctgtgtgaagttggtgattcatacaaacatccagtgatggcaaacagggaaataatctgtcagccttgttcactgtatttttctcaaaagcatcgCATTCAgcactacgagcaaagttttccaactgactttatatcagccaaattagaagcaaacagatgaaaaaaacaccggcagtgaccgacgcaacacgatcCGTTTTCAAATGCACTGTGtgcgtaacgaaacaagttggCTGTTgtgagtctgtctagggaggggcgggcgctgtgtgtgactgaccaatcacagagcgtgaagagtgaatacataaatagTTACCcagtgaggattttccttcatcacaattacAGATAATGAGGAGCTtgactcgtttcatgctcgtactcggcagaAACGGATAGGCCAAGACCCTGCCACAGACTTCTCTAGCGGAGGAGACAAAGCACTGCCGTAACTCCCACCATGCACTGCCACCGGTGTGAGACTAGAGAGGCTGGCCCCACCCTCTACCAAACATTTATATTCCACCCGGTTGAACAATACCAGCTCACTGTTTctgtcttatctacttgtctttgtctttttacatcagggctgtccagctgttgTTGGATATTTAtactataaaataaacaatatatgtaaagacaaatctttgtgtttttattagttattagtcttaccattttaactttttctagGTCCCTTATGtctttttactctatttttccacttgtgctaggtttttgtttattttatttgatctacaatgagccatgttccaaagatggcccctgcgccacactttggacacccatttGTGTTTCGCCAGGTGTTGCCAAGCAACGTAGTGTGTCCAAGTTGTGCCTTCTCAGCTCTGTCGTCGGTCAGGGGTTGGACTGCACTGTGGAGAGGTTTATGCAGTTTTCAGACTGGCATTACATGGTGGTACACAATCTGAGGTCCCGCTCCACTCCTGCTCGCCTGTGCAGCAGATActtcttcacctttgttgatcgcttgtatttaattacctaataaatgcatgacgcaagaaacacttcctgtctttcacttttaatgagcACCCCTACTTCCTAAATACAACGACCACGTCgttaaattgtcaacacgggtctcttctacgtatgaggtgtATTATGAAGCGGAACTGGTGATGGCTGGTGCTTGTAAAATTGGCggtcagccaaatgtaacgatCGCAAATGGAACCACTCGGTGATGATGGGTGCAGACAGTAgtgtaaaaagtgtttgcctccttccgatttcttatgttttgcatgtttgtcaaacttaaatgtttcaggccatcaaacaaatttagatattagtcaatgacaacacaacagaacagtttaaatggaactttttattattaagggagaaaaaaaatccgatCCTACATGGCCCTGCGTGAAAAGTTATTGTCCCTCCCCCGTTAAAACGTAACTGaaattaaaggggacctattatgcttttcctcttttatgacctataaatgttgttacaatgttgtattctcgtgttaaacgatgccaatgcgtcagataatgagcatcaggcagaagtggttggagttgctgattcccggccagcaagagaaaaatatcctTGTtatgtgaacatgggccaatacggaGCTGGACTATCTGctaaactgttgctgaagtccgacacctttccaacgttacttggttgtGTGCAAGAGTCAGAAAAGCAAGCTGTAAGtcacaatttatcagtgtcctaactgtgtttatttgaaAGTAattggacaaaaggggttcggcagctgtccggaagtcctcgggagcgcttgggagtgtgaccaatcacagtgcAGTGGGCTTggtgggaggcgtacctggaggagggctggGGGTGGAGTAAAAACACAAGACTGTTtggagtctggaagatctagaaactGTGCGAGTTATTGTGTGTAGCTGCtgtataggagtccagaactcaatacaaaggcctgaaTATGAGTGTAATAGGTGCCCTttcattgagatctatcagtctggaaaaggttataaagccgtttctaaagctttgggactccagcaaaccacagtgagagcgaTTATccagaaatggcaaaaacatggaacagtggtgaaccttcccaagagtggccggtcaaccaaaattaccccaagagcgcagcaacgactcatccaagaccCCTCAAACACATCCaaatgcaggcctcacttgcctcagttaaggtcagtgttcatgtctCCACCATAAGAAGTAGTGTCCACCTTGGACAGCAAAAACAGGCCCTGAACCTAGTAAAACTAAAACAATGTTATTtggtaagtgcaaaaaggacacgcatgcgcaaatacaaattgacggcgTTGACATTGACATTGTGAACGAAAAGACATTTCTcggggtcataatagatgataatatcaactggaaatctcacaataaaaatatacaacataaattgGCAAGAAATACGTCtaaaatcactccatacgctCTATTGTTCACTGATATTACCTTATCTAACTTATTATGTGGAGATATGTGGTAATAACtctaaaagtacacttcactcactaacaaTGCTACAAAAAAGGGCATTTAGGATCATCCATGatgccgcttatagagaacacacaaatcCTTTATTCCTATTTGATGACTTGGTAAAcgttcaaacagctaaaattatgcatatagcaaacaataacctgttacccaaaaatgtaaaacacttCTTCTCCACAAGAGTGGACAAATTTGACCTGAGCGAAAAATTCAACCTAAAACACTTACAAGCATAcgcaacgctaaaaaccttcagcatatcagggTGTGGAATCAAATCATGGAACGGACTGAGCAAGAAACTGGTGTGAAATGGCTGAGGGGTAGGATTATATAAGATGTGCTTATATAAGCTTGCCTTTTTAgacatgcggaactgtgaactgtactgTCTGATGTACTcaggtgtaacttgtatgcatgttcaaaactAACCAATCCATTACCATTtcttctgaatggctgaagaaaaacaaaaggaagactTATACAATATTCAATGTATATGAATACACATACTTTGTAAAGTGCAggtgttttgtgataaatacataaaagctatttaaaacaaaggcacCATTCTGTGGTCTCACGCTGTTTGTCCAACAGCAAGGAAAGAAAGGTTCAGCCTGTAAAAAATTCCCCAGTTCAGTTCTGACACGAGGAACAGAGAGATGGAGGATGTCACAAGATCGCAAGGCATAGTAAATCCACCTTTGACACAACTGCCACATGGATTGCAAAAAACTGCACTCAACTTGAGAGTACAGTGTCTTTTAAGAGTCAAAAGGCCTGGAGTAAGCCCCATTGCTTACAGTATACCCTGATGCATATATCTGCAGGCACATTGCAAGGACTGAAGACATTGcttctgttttttaaatatcctAACTCAACATCAGTGAAGTCTGGTGTGAGAAGATTTTCCTTGGAATACTTTACCtaatataatcattttaaaagcagatTGAAACCAGCTGTAAAAGAAAGCATAAATGAATGGATTGAGCATTGAATTTGACAGAGACAGCCAGTTAAGTGTTTCAACAACCGCTATCGGTACCAACACCTGGTTTAAAAgctgaacaaaaatatacaGAAAGAGAGGACTCCAACAGATGAGGAAAACACCCATAACTATAGTCAGAGTTT
Coding sequences within it:
- the LOC129172054 gene encoding trace amine-associated receptor 1-like; this translates as MAPEVVVNQTHMIHPCYELNHLNYVPSKTHSLQCVLLKIFLCLLSIIIICGNLLIIISVVYFKQLHTPTNYLILSLAVADLLVGVLVFPLTIEFTVTYCAYQEELLCKVRSSVDVTLSIASILHLCCISIDRYHAVCKPLTYRTTITVHVVVFMILMSWCLSVVFTIAFVITDLNYAKCGRKCYIDVLIATILGFICSFYLPVSVMICIYVKIFLVAQKQARSIQNTSYQSRMPRAAVSKMERKATKTLTIVMGVFLICWSPYFLYTCVYLGKQALIPIAASEGLTWLALSNSMLNPFIYAFFYSWFQSAFKMIVSGKIFQGDFSSTRLH
- the LOC129172050 gene encoding trace amine-associated receptor 1-like gives rise to the protein MAPEVVVNRTHMIHPCYELDHLYYVPSKTHSLQCVLLNIFLCLLSIIIICGNLLIIISVVYFKQLHTPTNYLILSLAVADLLVGVLGFPLSIEFTVTFCVYQEELLCKVRSSVDITLSIASILHLCCISIDRYHAVCKPLTYRTTITVHVAVFMILVSWSLPLLVAIGFVVTQLNYAKCGGKCYSDVLIASILGLICSFYLPVIIMICIYVKIFLVAQKQARSIQNTSYQSRTTGAAVSKMERKATKTLTIVMGVFLICWSPFFLYTCIYVGNQALIPIAVVEGLTWLALSNSMLNPFIYAFFYSWFQSAFKMIVSGKIFQGDFSSTRLH